One Sphingomonas sp. KR3-1 DNA segment encodes these proteins:
- a CDS encoding TonB-dependent receptor, translating to MKKHFLLFTVAPFALVAPAMAETAPAAPATNEAKAEKPEAQQTPAKKGTEEVFSTGVAKGRDRLDSATSTSALRGSDVDKLSARSIADILRDVPGIRAEAAAGEGMGNITIRGLPIASTGAKFLQLQEDGLPIFEFGDIAYASADTFMRADLSLNAVEAIRGGSASTFASNSPGGIVNFISKTGDTDGGAVQLSAGLDYGMHRADFDYGAHITPTLRFNVGGYYRQGAGPRDTGFDSTRGGQIKLNVTKEFDGGYIRIYGKYLDDRVAAFDLTPVGVTGTNGNADFHNIGGYDARHDTLNSKYFQSLLTLDGNNNVTRDDMTAGQHPIVKSIGLESKFDVAGWDITERFRYADMSNHYMGIYYTQYLPATALSAAFGAPGGTVRYANGPNAGQTVTGLSTLNGNGIAALMLVSDTDMKSLANATNDLRASRVWKLGNADLTTTFGVYGSHQTIDSDWNWATVLSDVAGNGESHLLDVVTATNVKVTQDGTLRYGGPTVGTFRRSFRLGYTTIAPFGSVNYHIGKLAIGGSLRYDFGTANGSIYGSELGAGRVGVGPKDMNGDGVISVPEMQVAITPLARPAPVDYHYGYLSYSVGVNYRIAESMAVFARYSRGARANADRILFGPFVSATTGALADKKAAYDAVKQAEAGVKFRNDNLTLNVTGFWAKADDTNLDATNGQPLVRAYKAIGAEFEGGYRIGVFSLNAGATYTHAEITNDKANAALIGNTPHRQADLIFQVSPQVNTKSFSVGAVFIGTTGSYATDANLLKVPGYVTTNAFVQFRPIDRVTLAVNANNLFDKLAIVGIDDASVPATGVAKGHVLTGRTISGSVRFDF from the coding sequence ATGAAGAAGCATTTCCTGTTGTTCACTGTCGCACCGTTCGCGCTCGTCGCTCCGGCCATGGCCGAGACTGCGCCGGCCGCACCGGCCACGAACGAAGCCAAGGCCGAGAAGCCCGAGGCCCAGCAGACCCCGGCCAAGAAGGGCACCGAAGAGGTGTTCTCGACCGGCGTCGCCAAGGGCCGCGACCGCCTCGACAGCGCCACGTCGACCAGCGCGCTGCGCGGCAGCGACGTCGACAAGCTGAGCGCGCGTTCGATCGCCGACATCCTGCGTGACGTCCCCGGCATCCGCGCCGAAGCCGCTGCCGGCGAAGGCATGGGCAACATCACCATCCGCGGCCTGCCGATCGCCTCGACCGGCGCCAAGTTCCTGCAGCTGCAGGAAGACGGCCTGCCGATCTTCGAGTTCGGCGACATCGCCTATGCCAGCGCCGACACCTTCATGCGTGCCGACCTGAGCCTCAACGCGGTCGAAGCGATCCGCGGCGGCTCGGCCTCGACCTTCGCGTCGAACTCGCCCGGCGGCATCGTCAACTTCATCTCGAAGACCGGTGACACCGACGGCGGCGCCGTCCAGCTCTCGGCCGGCCTTGACTATGGCATGCACCGCGCCGACTTCGACTATGGTGCGCACATCACCCCGACGCTGCGCTTCAACGTCGGCGGCTACTACCGCCAGGGCGCCGGCCCGCGTGACACCGGCTTCGATTCGACCCGCGGCGGCCAGATCAAGCTGAACGTCACCAAGGAATTCGACGGCGGCTATATCCGCATCTACGGCAAGTATCTCGATGACCGGGTCGCCGCGTTCGACCTCACCCCGGTCGGCGTCACCGGCACCAACGGCAATGCCGATTTCCACAACATCGGCGGCTATGACGCGCGTCACGACACTCTGAACTCGAAGTATTTCCAGAGCCTGCTGACGCTCGACGGCAACAACAACGTCACCCGTGACGACATGACCGCCGGCCAGCACCCGATCGTCAAGTCGATCGGCCTGGAGAGCAAGTTCGACGTCGCCGGCTGGGACATCACCGAGCGCTTCCGCTACGCCGACATGTCGAACCACTATATGGGCATCTACTACACCCAGTACCTGCCCGCGACCGCGCTCTCGGCTGCCTTCGGCGCGCCGGGCGGCACCGTCCGCTATGCCAACGGCCCGAACGCCGGCCAGACCGTTACCGGCCTGTCGACGCTCAACGGCAACGGCATCGCCGCGCTCATGCTGGTGTCGGACACCGACATGAAGAGCCTGGCAAACGCCACCAACGACCTGCGCGCCAGCCGCGTGTGGAAGCTCGGCAACGCCGATCTCACCACCACCTTCGGCGTCTATGGCTCGCACCAGACGATCGACTCGGACTGGAACTGGGCGACCGTGCTCAGCGACGTTGCCGGCAACGGTGAATCGCACCTGCTCGACGTCGTGACCGCGACCAACGTCAAGGTCACCCAGGACGGCACGCTGCGCTATGGCGGCCCGACCGTCGGCACCTTCCGCCGCAGCTTCCGCCTCGGCTACACCACGATCGCGCCGTTCGGCTCGGTCAACTACCACATCGGCAAGCTCGCGATCGGCGGCAGCCTCCGCTATGACTTCGGCACGGCGAACGGCTCGATCTACGGCTCGGAGCTCGGTGCAGGCCGCGTCGGCGTCGGTCCCAAGGACATGAACGGCGACGGCGTGATCTCGGTCCCCGAGATGCAGGTGGCGATCACGCCGCTCGCTCGCCCTGCCCCGGTCGACTACCACTATGGCTACCTGTCCTACTCGGTGGGCGTGAACTATCGCATCGCGGAATCGATGGCGGTGTTCGCACGCTACAGCCGCGGCGCGCGTGCCAATGCCGATCGCATCCTGTTCGGTCCGTTCGTCAGCGCCACCACCGGTGCGCTTGCCGACAAGAAGGCCGCCTATGACGCAGTGAAGCAGGCCGAAGCGGGCGTGAAGTTCCGCAACGACAACCTGACGCTGAACGTCACGGGCTTCTGGGCCAAGGCCGACGACACCAACCTCGACGCCACCAACGGCCAGCCGCTGGTCCGCGCGTACAAGGCGATCGGTGCCGAGTTCGAGGGTGGCTACCGGATCGGCGTCTTCAGCCTGAACGCCGGCGCGACCTACACCCACGCCGAGATCACGAACGACAAGGCCAACGCAGCGCTGATCGGCAACACGCCGCACCGTCAGGCGGACCTGATCTTCCAGGTCTCGCCGCAGGTGAACACCAAGTCGTTCAGCGTGGGCGCCGTGTTCATCGGCACCACCGGCAGCTACGCGACCGACGCGAACCTGCTCAAGGTGCCGGGCTATGTCACGACCAACGCGTTCGTGCAGTTCCGTCCGATCGATCGGGTCACGCTGGCCGTCAACGCCAACAACCTGTTCGACAAGCTCGCGATCGTCGGGATCGACGATGCGTCGGTGCCGGCGACCGGCGTGGCCAAGGGCCATGTCCTCACCGGGCGCACGATCTCGGGCTCGGTCCGCTTCGACTTCTGA
- a CDS encoding lytic murein transglycosylase, with product MRSLLALGVAVIAAGPVGAPAIAQDETGFQSYLGELSRQAAAQGVSRRTIDLVMPTLTYNPRVIELDRQQPETAPNAPISNFEPYRVKHVDAARIGQGRAAYQRQRPRLQRIEAETGVPESIMVAIWGHETNYGRVMGGFDLPRALASLAYEGRRRDLFASEFIDTLKMIDRGVPREKLIGSWAGAFGGPQFLPSVYLRLARDGDGDGMADIWTSEADTLASIGNYFVNAGWRKGQPWGFAVTVPANLDRAALVNKTVAPRCPRVFDRHSRWKTMAEWRALGVVPQTRAWPADTVQATLLEPDGPGKTGYLLTGNYRVILDYNCSNFYALSVGLLADEVER from the coding sequence ATGCGTAGCCTGTTGGCACTGGGCGTGGCGGTGATCGCGGCGGGGCCGGTGGGTGCGCCGGCGATCGCGCAGGACGAGACCGGCTTCCAATCCTATCTGGGCGAGCTTTCGCGCCAGGCCGCGGCACAGGGCGTGAGCCGGCGCACGATCGACCTGGTCATGCCGACGCTCACCTATAATCCCCGCGTGATCGAGCTCGACCGGCAGCAGCCCGAGACCGCGCCCAATGCGCCGATCTCCAATTTCGAGCCCTATCGCGTGAAGCATGTCGATGCCGCGCGGATCGGGCAGGGGCGGGCGGCCTATCAGCGTCAGCGCCCGCGCCTGCAGCGGATCGAGGCCGAGACCGGCGTGCCCGAATCGATCATGGTCGCGATCTGGGGCCACGAGACCAATTACGGGCGGGTGATGGGCGGGTTCGACCTGCCGCGCGCACTTGCCAGCCTCGCCTATGAAGGGCGGCGGCGCGACCTGTTCGCCTCCGAATTCATCGACACGCTCAAGATGATCGACCGCGGCGTGCCGCGCGAGAAGCTGATCGGCAGCTGGGCCGGCGCGTTCGGCGGGCCGCAATTCCTGCCCTCGGTCTATCTGCGCCTCGCGCGCGACGGCGACGGCGACGGCATGGCCGATATCTGGACGAGCGAGGCGGACACGCTCGCCTCGATCGGCAATTATTTCGTCAATGCCGGCTGGCGCAAGGGCCAGCCCTGGGGCTTCGCGGTCACCGTGCCCGCCAATCTCGATCGCGCGGCGCTGGTCAACAAGACCGTGGCGCCGCGCTGCCCGCGCGTGTTCGACCGGCACAGCCGCTGGAAGACGATGGCGGAGTGGCGCGCGCTCGGCGTGGTGCCGCAGACCCGCGCCTGGCCCGCGGACACTGTCCAGGCGACGCTGCTCGAGCCCGACGGCCCGGGCAAGACCGGCTATCTGCTCACCGGAAATTATCGCGTGATCCTCGACTATAATTGCTCGAATTTTTACGCTTTGTCGGTAGGCCTGCTCGCCGATGAGGTCGAACGCTAG
- a CDS encoding SPOR domain-containing protein, with the protein MRSNASIFALSLLAALGGGASHAHAAQRMGSVAAQAYTGGQDSQPAETWRAADGTLRSRPARQQPVQPEVQPAPEPVIQQPAPEPQPQWSEPAPVEQQASAPGASYAIPGAVPARKPGRAPAPVVQQQAPLPQNYTDPAAGVTGPAGSSQPAPGETPRYDEIGYAGIRPVSGGGAADQAVVAIHRSLPANSYVEVTSLETGKTILVLVTGSLEPGADHPIDLSAGAARLLGANGDTLGVRIRSVNPPAMDKSALQAGHAASDRADAPPVLLTALRKHLPVTPGYANAAPRGPSYAAPVYSPPRTVAPRPAPVRSAPVAARPVANGKFVVQIAALSNASRAQALAQSMGGSVKPGGGLYRVQLGPFATAGEAEAARRRAAGAGYGDARVQAN; encoded by the coding sequence ATGAGGTCGAACGCTAGCATTTTCGCGCTCTCGCTCCTGGCTGCCCTGGGCGGCGGGGCGAGCCATGCCCATGCCGCACAGCGGATGGGTTCCGTTGCCGCACAGGCCTATACGGGCGGGCAGGACAGCCAGCCCGCCGAGACCTGGCGGGCCGCCGACGGCACGCTGCGCTCGCGGCCCGCGCGCCAGCAGCCGGTCCAGCCGGAAGTTCAGCCGGCGCCCGAGCCGGTGATCCAGCAGCCGGCGCCCGAGCCGCAGCCGCAATGGAGCGAGCCCGCCCCCGTGGAGCAGCAAGCGAGCGCGCCCGGCGCTTCCTATGCGATCCCCGGCGCCGTGCCCGCGCGCAAGCCGGGCCGTGCGCCTGCGCCCGTGGTGCAGCAGCAGGCCCCGTTGCCCCAGAATTATACCGACCCTGCCGCCGGTGTGACCGGCCCGGCCGGATCGTCGCAGCCCGCGCCGGGCGAGACGCCGCGCTATGACGAGATCGGCTATGCCGGCATCCGCCCGGTGAGCGGCGGTGGCGCGGCCGATCAGGCCGTGGTGGCGATCCACCGCTCGCTGCCGGCGAACTCCTATGTCGAGGTCACCTCGCTCGAGACCGGCAAGACGATCCTGGTGCTGGTGACCGGTTCGCTCGAGCCGGGTGCCGATCATCCGATCGACCTGTCGGCCGGTGCCGCGCGCCTGCTTGGCGCCAATGGCGATACGCTCGGGGTGCGCATCCGCAGCGTGAACCCGCCGGCGATGGACAAGTCCGCGCTCCAGGCCGGCCATGCCGCCAGCGACCGCGCCGATGCGCCGCCCGTGCTGCTCACTGCGCTGCGCAAGCATCTGCCCGTGACACCCGGCTATGCCAATGCTGCGCCGCGCGGACCCAGCTATGCGGCGCCGGTCTATAGCCCGCCGCGGACGGTTGCACCGCGCCCGGCGCCGGTGCGTAGCGCGCCCGTGGCGGCCCGCCCGGTGGCGAACGGCAAGTTTGTGGTGCAGATCGCCGCACTTTCTAACGCCAGCCGTGCACAAGCGCTTGCCCAAAGCATGGGCGGGTCCGTAAAGCCGGGGGGCGGGCTCTATCGTGTCCAGCTCGGTCCCTTCGCCACGGCGGGCGAGGCCGAAGCGGCACGACGGCGCGCCGCGGGCGCGGGCTATGGAGATGCACGCGTCCAAGCCAACTGA
- a CDS encoding D-alanyl-D-alanine carboxypeptidase family protein — MKKLLLAASFLALAAATSTNAAGPPPFDTTAPVAYMEDLSSGAVLFARDADRRMPPASMAKMMTVYVAFDLIKRGELKLDKQIEVQPETWKKWHSQGSTMFLAVGEKPTVSDLLKGIVTLSGNDACVVLAEGISGTEEAFVQRMNEQAQKLGLTNSHFGTSNGWPDEGRTYVTARDLAHLAKATIQDHPDLYKQFYSLPSFTWGKTLGAGAAISQDNRDPLLGKVQGADGLKTGHTEEAGYGFTGSAEQNGRRLVMVVAGLTTYNGRAEESVKFMNWGFRAWQGKAIVKKGRKVGEVQVQGGTSGSVGVIAPRDLSATVPAGTAPEMQGRIVYNGPVPAGFKAGDHIADLVIDSPGLPSQTVPLVAENDVAQAGFFGRAWRGFWSLFGA; from the coding sequence ATGAAGAAGTTGCTGCTTGCCGCATCGTTCCTGGCGCTCGCCGCCGCCACCTCGACGAACGCCGCCGGCCCGCCGCCCTTCGATACGACCGCGCCCGTCGCCTACATGGAGGACCTGTCCTCCGGCGCGGTGCTGTTCGCGCGCGACGCCGATCGGCGGATGCCGCCGGCATCGATGGCGAAGATGATGACGGTCTATGTCGCCTTCGACCTGATCAAGCGCGGCGAGCTCAAGCTCGACAAGCAGATCGAAGTGCAGCCCGAGACCTGGAAGAAGTGGCATTCGCAGGGCTCGACCATGTTCCTCGCGGTGGGCGAGAAGCCGACCGTCTCCGACCTGCTCAAGGGCATCGTGACGCTTTCGGGCAACGACGCCTGCGTGGTGCTGGCCGAGGGAATTTCGGGCACCGAGGAAGCGTTCGTCCAGCGGATGAACGAGCAGGCGCAGAAGCTCGGCCTGACCAACAGCCATTTCGGCACGTCGAACGGCTGGCCCGACGAAGGCCGCACCTATGTGACCGCGCGTGACCTGGCGCATCTCGCCAAGGCGACGATCCAGGACCACCCCGATCTCTACAAGCAATTCTATTCGCTGCCGAGCTTCACCTGGGGCAAGACGCTGGGTGCCGGCGCCGCGATCAGCCAGGACAATCGCGATCCGCTGCTCGGCAAGGTCCAGGGCGCCGATGGCCTGAAGACCGGCCATACCGAGGAAGCCGGCTATGGCTTCACCGGCTCGGCCGAGCAGAACGGCCGCCGCCTCGTCATGGTCGTCGCCGGACTCACCACCTATAATGGCCGCGCCGAGGAATCGGTGAAGTTCATGAACTGGGGCTTCCGCGCCTGGCAGGGCAAGGCGATCGTCAAGAAGGGCCGCAAGGTCGGCGAGGTCCAGGTCCAGGGCGGCACGTCGGGCAGCGTCGGCGTGATCGCCCCGCGCGACCTGAGCGCCACCGTCCCCGCCGGCACCGCGCCGGAGATGCAGGGCCGCATCGTCTATAACGGCCCGGTGCCCGCCGGCTTCAAGGCAGGCGACCATATCGCGGACCTGGTGATCGATTCGCCGGGCCTGCCTTCGCAGACCGTGCCGCTGGTGGCGGAGAACGACGTCGCCCAGGCCGGGTTCTTCGGGCGCGCGTGGCGCGGCTTCTGGTCGCTGTTCGGGGCGTAA
- a CDS encoding DNA polymerase III subunit delta': MPFLGNDSAREALAAAMHGGNLHHAWLIAGPEGVGKGSFARQAALRMLAEAAGRDQLRPGWDVPAESQTVHLVDAGAHPDYRELVRLPKDADKPDEALARSITIAQVRGLQPLFATKPSFSSRRVIVIDAIDDLERGGANALLKNLEEPPAGTIFLLVSHAPGRLLPTIRSRCRLLRFEALSDGDVTAILREQLLDASPAEIAALVKAGEGSPGRALGFAGLDIAAIETEMAALADTGDPSNMIRARLAKLLGPKGAQPRYEAFLERAPSFIAERARTLSGDPLRTALDAYAAAGELGGAAKGLSLDASATVFEMGGILARLGRS; the protein is encoded by the coding sequence ATGCCTTTTCTCGGCAACGACTCCGCCCGCGAGGCGCTCGCCGCTGCCATGCATGGCGGCAATCTCCATCATGCCTGGCTGATCGCCGGGCCCGAGGGGGTGGGGAAGGGGAGCTTCGCACGCCAGGCCGCGCTGCGCATGCTCGCCGAGGCGGCGGGGCGCGATCAGCTGCGCCCCGGCTGGGACGTGCCCGCGGAGAGCCAGACGGTCCACCTGGTCGACGCCGGCGCGCATCCCGACTATCGCGAGCTGGTCCGCTTGCCCAAGGATGCGGACAAGCCCGACGAGGCGCTCGCCCGTTCGATCACCATCGCGCAGGTCCGCGGGCTCCAGCCGCTGTTCGCGACCAAGCCGAGCTTCTCGTCGCGCCGCGTGATCGTGATCGATGCGATCGACGATCTCGAGCGCGGCGGCGCCAATGCGTTGCTCAAGAACCTGGAGGAGCCGCCGGCGGGGACGATCTTCCTGCTGGTGAGCCATGCGCCCGGCCGGCTGCTGCCGACGATCCGCTCGCGCTGCCGGCTGCTGCGCTTCGAGGCGCTGAGTGACGGCGACGTGACCGCGATCCTGCGCGAGCAACTGCTAGACGCCTCGCCGGCCGAGATCGCCGCGCTGGTCAAGGCGGGGGAGGGCTCGCCGGGTCGCGCCCTCGGCTTTGCCGGGCTCGACATCGCTGCGATCGAAACCGAGATGGCGGCGCTGGCCGATACCGGCGACCCCTCGAACATGATCCGCGCGCGACTGGCCAAGCTGCTCGGTCCCAAGGGCGCCCAGCCACGCTACGAGGCGTTCCTCGAGCGCGCGCCGAGCTTCATTGCCGAGCGAGCCCGCACGCTCTCGGGCGATCCGTTGCGCACCGCGCTCGACGCCTATGCGGCAGCGGGTGAACTCGGCGGGGCGGCGAAGGGGCTGTCGCTCGATGCCTCGGCCACGGTGTTCGAGATGGGCGGCATCCTCGCCCGACTGGGGCGCAGTTAA
- the metG gene encoding methionine--tRNA ligase codes for MADPFYITTAIHYPNGRPHIGHAYEMIAADAIARFQRQQGRDVFFQTGTDEHGLKMVKTARDRDMTARELADEMSSYFSEMAEKLDISCDRFIRTSEADHYKASQAIWQAMADAGDLYLDRYEGWYSVRDEAFYEEKELVDGEGGMKLSPQGTPVEWTAEETWFFKLSKYQQPLLDFYAANPDFIRPESRRNEILRFVEGGLVDLSVSRTSFDWGVPVPGSPGHVMYVWVDALTNYLTGAGYPDDQTRLDRYWPADIHLIGKDIVRFHAVYWPAFLMSAKIALPKQVFGHGFLLNRGEKMSKSVGNVVDPMALADYYGVDALRYFLLRDVSFGNDGTFSDEAIVMRANADLSNSFGNLAQRTLAFIAKNCEGHVETGRAEEADAMLIAEVDNACGGFIRAFEDLALSQGVELWMAGVFACNQYIDAQAPWGLRKTDPERMHAVLHTLLRAIRRLGVTIAPVVPGSAAKLLEQLGPEGDADFRIAAPTPIFPRLELKEDA; via the coding sequence ATGGCCGACCCCTTCTACATCACCACCGCGATCCACTATCCCAATGGCCGCCCGCATATCGGGCATGCCTATGAGATGATCGCCGCCGACGCGATCGCCCGTTTCCAGCGCCAGCAGGGCCGCGACGTGTTCTTCCAGACTGGCACCGACGAGCATGGCCTCAAGATGGTCAAGACGGCGCGCGACCGCGACATGACCGCGCGCGAGCTGGCGGACGAGATGTCTTCCTATTTCAGTGAGATGGCCGAGAAGCTTGATATCTCATGCGATCGTTTCATCCGCACCTCGGAGGCCGATCACTACAAGGCGAGCCAGGCGATCTGGCAGGCGATGGCCGATGCCGGCGACCTGTACCTCGATCGCTACGAGGGCTGGTATTCGGTGCGCGACGAGGCCTTTTACGAAGAGAAGGAACTGGTCGACGGGGAAGGGGGCATGAAGCTCTCGCCCCAAGGCACGCCGGTCGAGTGGACCGCCGAGGAGACCTGGTTCTTCAAGCTTTCGAAGTACCAGCAGCCGCTGCTCGACTTCTACGCCGCCAACCCCGACTTCATTCGCCCGGAATCGCGCCGCAACGAGATATTGCGCTTCGTCGAGGGCGGGCTGGTCGACCTGTCGGTGAGCCGCACCAGCTTCGATTGGGGCGTGCCGGTGCCGGGTTCGCCGGGGCATGTGATGTATGTCTGGGTAGACGCGCTGACCAATTACCTGACCGGCGCGGGCTATCCCGACGACCAGACGCGGCTCGACCGCTACTGGCCGGCGGATATCCACCTGATCGGCAAGGATATCGTCCGCTTCCATGCGGTCTATTGGCCCGCCTTCCTGATGTCGGCGAAAATCGCGCTGCCCAAGCAGGTGTTCGGGCATGGCTTCCTGCTCAATCGCGGGGAGAAGATGTCCAAATCGGTCGGCAATGTCGTCGATCCGATGGCGCTGGCCGACTATTACGGCGTCGATGCGCTGCGCTATTTCCTGCTGCGCGACGTGAGCTTCGGCAATGACGGGACGTTCAGCGACGAGGCGATCGTCATGCGTGCCAATGCCGACCTGTCGAACAGCTTCGGCAATCTCGCCCAGCGCACGCTCGCCTTCATCGCGAAGAATTGCGAGGGGCATGTCGAGACCGGGCGGGCCGAGGAGGCCGATGCGATGCTGATCGCCGAGGTCGACAATGCCTGTGGCGGCTTCATCCGCGCCTTCGAGGACCTGGCGCTCAGCCAGGGTGTCGAGCTGTGGATGGCCGGGGTGTTCGCCTGCAACCAGTATATCGATGCACAGGCGCCCTGGGGGCTGCGCAAGACCGACCCCGAGCGGATGCACGCGGTGCTGCACACGCTGCTGCGCGCGATCCGGCGTCTTGGCGTCACGATCGCGCCGGTGGTGCCGGGTTCGGCGGCAAAGCTGCTCGAGCAGCTCGGGCCGGAAGGGGATGCGGACTTCCGCATCGCAGCCCCGACCCCCATCTTCCCCCGGCTGGAGCTGAAGGAAGACGCGTGA
- a CDS encoding TatD family hydrolase, translating to MKLADSHCHLIYKGLGEQQPEVLARAREAGVVAMLNISTREREWDEVIAVAEREADVWASVGIHPHEADEHPDIQASKLIEKARHPRVVGIGETGLDYYYDHSDRDRQRASFRTHITACRETQLPLIVHTRDAEADTAEILREEMGKGAFPGVIHCFTASREFSEIALELGFYISISGIVTFKNAKDLQDTATQLPLDRLLIETDAPFLAPVPHRGKTGEPAFVADTCRFLAQLRGEDPDTLAEATRANFHKLFAKTLA from the coding sequence GTGAAACTGGCCGACAGCCACTGCCACCTGATCTACAAGGGCTTGGGCGAACAGCAGCCCGAGGTGCTGGCGCGTGCCCGTGAGGCGGGCGTGGTCGCGATGCTGAACATCTCGACCCGCGAGCGCGAATGGGACGAGGTCATCGCCGTCGCCGAGCGCGAGGCGGATGTCTGGGCCTCGGTCGGCATCCATCCGCACGAGGCGGACGAGCATCCCGATATCCAGGCCTCGAAGCTGATCGAGAAGGCGCGGCATCCGCGCGTCGTCGGCATCGGCGAGACCGGGCTAGATTATTATTACGACCATAGCGATCGCGATCGCCAGCGCGCGAGCTTTCGCACGCACATCACGGCCTGCCGCGAGACCCAGCTGCCGCTGATCGTCCATACCCGCGATGCCGAGGCCGATACCGCGGAGATATTGCGCGAAGAGATGGGGAAGGGGGCCTTCCCAGGCGTGATCCACTGCTTCACCGCGAGCCGGGAGTTCTCGGAGATCGCGCTGGAGCTGGGCTTCTACATCTCGATCTCGGGCATCGTGACGTTCAAGAACGCCAAGGACCTGCAGGATACCGCGACGCAGCTGCCGCTCGATCGGCTGCTGATCGAGACGGACGCCCCTTTCCTGGCGCCGGTGCCGCACCGGGGGAAGACCGGCGAGCCGGCATTCGTGGCGGATACCTGCCGTTTTCTGGCGCAGCTGCGGGGCGAGGATCCGGACACGCTGGCTGAGGCGACGCGCGCCAATTTCCACAAGCTGTTCGCCAAGACGCTAGCATGA
- a CDS encoding MBL fold metallo-hydrolase, translating to MKLRVLGSGTSSGVPRIGNDWGACDPAEPKNRRTRASVLVSTETTRILIDTSPDFREQALVAELTDFDAVIWTHDHADHCHGIDDLRQIMHARDGEPVRGLARPFTREQLELRFAYAFHGRKLYRPTIAIEDLPDAITIGDIDIRVVDQPHGGITSAGLRFESNGKSIGYAIDFNEMTQDMRNLYQDIDLWVVDCLRRAPHPTHAHLGAVLEWVEAFKPRRTILSHMDNSMDYATLLSTLPPGVEPGFDGMEVTA from the coding sequence ATGAAGCTGCGCGTTCTCGGTTCGGGCACCTCATCCGGCGTGCCGCGGATCGGGAATGACTGGGGGGCCTGCGATCCCGCCGAACCGAAGAACCGGCGAACCCGCGCATCGGTGCTGGTCTCCACCGAGACGACGCGCATCCTGATCGATACCAGCCCGGATTTCCGCGAGCAGGCGCTGGTCGCCGAACTCACCGATTTTGATGCGGTAATCTGGACGCACGATCATGCCGATCATTGCCACGGCATCGATGACCTGCGGCAGATCATGCATGCGCGCGACGGCGAGCCGGTGCGCGGGCTGGCGCGGCCGTTCACGCGCGAACAGCTCGAGCTGCGCTTTGCCTATGCCTTTCACGGCCGCAAGCTCTATCGACCGACGATCGCGATCGAGGATCTGCCCGATGCGATCACGATTGGCGACATCGATATCCGCGTCGTCGATCAGCCGCATGGCGGGATCACCTCGGCGGGGCTGCGGTTTGAAAGTAATGGAAAATCCATAGGTTATGCTATAGATTTCAATGAGATGACGCAGGATATGCGGAATCTGTATCAGGATATCGATCTATGGGTAGTCGATTGCCTGCGTCGCGCACCGCATCCGACGCATGCGCATCTCGGCGCGGTGCTCGAATGGGTCGAGGCATTCAAGCCGCGGCGGACGATCTTGTCGCACATGGACAATTCGATGGACTATGCGACGCTCCTTTCCACGCTGCCGCCGGGCGTGGAGCCTGGCTTTGACGGGATGGAGGTGACGGCATGA
- the mazG gene encoding nucleoside triphosphate pyrophosphohydrolase, translated as MTAPENAAAIDRLVAIMARLRDPVSGCEWDTVQTFATIAPYTIEEAYEVADAIERGDMADLKDELGDLLLQVIFHSRMAEEAGDFALADVAHAISDKMERRHPHIFLGASEGGHHLWEQIKAAERGAKGHVSALDGVATGLPALLRAEKLQKRAARTGFDWPDPSGARAKIDEELAEIEAAATPAEVEEEIGDLLFAVVNWARKLGVDPEAALRAANGKFEKRFKVMEAEAGEVFETLDLDAKEELWTKAKRAEPFRSNS; from the coding sequence TTGACCGCACCCGAGAACGCTGCCGCGATCGATCGCCTCGTTGCCATCATGGCGCGGCTGCGCGACCCTGTGAGCGGTTGCGAATGGGACACGGTGCAGACCTTTGCGACGATCGCGCCCTATACGATCGAGGAAGCCTATGAAGTCGCCGACGCGATCGAGCGCGGCGACATGGCCGATCTGAAGGACGAATTGGGCGACCTGCTGCTCCAGGTGATCTTCCACAGCCGCATGGCCGAGGAAGCCGGCGACTTCGCGCTCGCCGACGTCGCCCATGCGATCAGCGACAAGATGGAGCGCCGCCACCCGCACATCTTCCTGGGCGCCTCGGAGGGCGGCCATCACCTGTGGGAACAAATCAAGGCCGCGGAGCGGGGGGCGAAGGGGCACGTCAGCGCGCTGGACGGCGTCGCCACCGGCCTCCCCGCCCTGCTCCGCGCCGAGAAGCTCCAGAAGCGCGCCGCCCGCACCGGCTTCGACTGGCCCGACCCCAGCGGCGCCCGCGCCAAGATCGACGAGGAACTCGCCGAGATCGAGGCCGCCGCCACGCCGGCCGAGGTCGAGGAGGAAATCGGCGACCTGCTGTTCGCGGTGGTCAACTGGGCGCGCAAGCTGGGCGTCGATCCCGAGGCGGCATTACGGGCAGCCAATGGAAAATTCGAGAAGCGTTTCAAGGTAATGGAAGCCGAAGCTGGCGAGGTTTTCGAAACACTCGACCTCGATGCCAAGGAGGAACTCTGGACCAAGGCCAAGCGCGCCGAGCCGTTTCGGAGCAATTCCTAG